From a region of the Argiope bruennichi chromosome 8, qqArgBrue1.1, whole genome shotgun sequence genome:
- the LOC129980678 gene encoding uncharacterized protein LOC129980678, giving the protein MANELLFNFNYVKNMHELIFKNEDSVMTSEDHLENEDIIEEVPTNEMNSYGNYLPHRAVIKLSSSTTPIRPVFDASARLANYPSLNQCLECGPNLIELIPNILLRFREGQLGVIADIRKAFLQISIRKEDRDFLRFLWWENREEKKLRVFRHTRVVFGVKCSPFLLASVIEYHIQKCEGFEKSLKKRLLESFYIDNVVTSVDSKDQLDRFIDNSKTLMAKGGFDLREWEWSGDCETNSKEETQVLGLIWNKKLDTLKINMKWLDGINVEKVTKRSMLSTVHKVFDPFGFTAPVMLCPKIMLQKAWTLGTSWDEEVTGELRKEFLQWFQELKHLSDIQIPRCVQASSKDISNCTIHTFVDGSKDAYAAVTFLRIENNGRIELFLLAAKSRVAPLRGTTIPRMELLAAVIGARLANSVVEALGWKNVTIYYWSDSTTVLAWILREENWSVFVRNRVQEIRKLSNPTSWRHIPGDKNPADLPSRGCKAKHLVSLRWWKGPQWMKNAFEFQNIMGSTNHDWNEEEIRKEKSKTTFILSNNEACGVANWYYRYFSNYDRIVRLVAWILRFMNNCKNITEKKHGELTATEFQEAEMKDSEDFLKPIVLPPNHEVVKRLIYNAHVKNCHAGVQILLNALREKYWILNGRKAVKHVVANCITCKRYSSKNIEVISPPLPENRVKDAAVFQITGVDMAGPLFLKDKKSWVLIFTCAVYRAVHFELVTAASTDVFLMAFRRFVSRRGRCTTIYCDNGSNFKVLGQARLNYEEMITVLADCERVINSRPLTYICEEEAIKPISPSMFIQDVHECNLPDIDAVEQNSEEPIFQNLVTSKRTP; this is encoded by the exons ATGGCCAACgaattgcttttcaattttaattatgtaaagaaTATGCATGAACTTATATTTAAGAACGAAGATTCAGTTATGACTTCAGAAGACCATTTAGAAA ATGAAGACATAATCGAGGAAGTTCCTACCAACGAAATGAACtcttatggtaattatttaccTCACCGTGCAGTGATAAAACTAAGCAGCAGCACTACTCCAATTCGTCCGGTGTTTGACGCTTCAGCGAGATTAGCAAATTATCCATCTTTGAATCAGTGCTTGGAATGTGGTCCTAATCTCATTGAGcttattccaaatattcttcTTCGATTCAGAGAGGGACAGCTTGGCGTTATAGCTGACATCAGGAAAGCTTTTCTGCAAATTAGTATTCGTAAAGAGGATAGAGACTTCCTTCGGTTTTTGTGGTgggaaaatagagaagaaaagaaattgagagtTTTTCGTCACACAAGAGTTGTTTTTGGGGTAAAATGTAGCCCTTTTCTTTTAGCTTCAGTAATTGAGTAccatattcaaaaatgtgaaggatttgaaaaatctttgaagaaaagacTTTTGGAGAGTTTCTACATTGATAATGTCGTTACTAGTGTCGACAGTAAAGACCAATTAGATCGATTCATTGACAATTCTAAAACCTTGATGGCAAAAGGTGGTTTTGATCTTAGAGAATGGGAATGGTCTGGCGACTGTGAAACTAATTCAAAGGAAGAAACTCAGGTATTAGGtcttatttggaataagaaattagacactttgaaaattaacatgaaatggcTGGATGGCATTAATgtggaaaaagtaactaaaaggaGTATGTTATCTACAGTACATAAAGTATTTGATCCTTTTGGATTCACTGCACCAGTGATGCTCTGTCCgaaaataatgctacaaaaggCATGGACATTAGGTACAAGTTGGGATGAAGAAGTAACTGGTGAGCTTCGTAAAGAATTTCTACAGTGGTTTCAAGAACTTAAGCATTTGTCTGACATACAGATTCCTAGGTGTGTTCAAGCTTCTTCAAAAGATATAAGCAACTGCACTATTCATACGTTTGTTGATGGAAGCAAAGATGCATATGCTGCTGTTACATtccttagaatagaaaataatggtcGAATCGAGCTATTTCTACTTGCAGCGAAATCTCGAGTGGCTCCTTTAAGAGGCACAACTATCCCAAGAATGGAACTTCTTGCGGCGGTGATTGGAGCGAGGCTAGCGAATTCAGTTGTTGAAGCTCTTGGTTGGAAAAATGTTACGATATATTACTGGAGTGATTCTACAACAGTGCTTGCATGGATATTACGAGAAGAAAATTGGTCTGTCTTCGTTAGGAACAGAGTCCAAGAGATAAGGAAGTTGAGTAATCCTACATCATGGAGACACATACCTGGTGATAAGAATCCGGCAGATTTACCTTCCAGGGGCTGCAAGGCAAAACATCTAGTCTCCCTAAGATGGTGGAAGGGTCCACAatggatgaaaaatgcttttgaatttcaaaacattatgggtTCCACCAACCATGATTGGAATGAAGAAGAGATTAGAAAGGAAAAGTCTAAGAcgacttttatattatcaaataatgaagcctGTGGTGTTGCAAACTGGTACTACAGATATTTTTCGAACTATGATAGAATAGTTCGTCTTGTTGCATGGATCCTCCGCTTCATGaacaactgcaaaaatataactGAGAAGAAGCATGGTGAATTAACCGCTACAGAATTTCAGGAAgcagaaatgaag GACAGTGAAGATTTTCTTAAACCTATTGTTCTTCCTCCGAATCATGAAGTGGTAAAGCGGTTAATCTATAATGCTCACGTTAAGAACTGTCATGCTGGAGTCCAGATACTATTGAATGCACTTAGAGAAAAGTACTGGATCCTAAATGGAAGAAAAGCGGTGAAACATGTGGTGGCCAATTGCATTACGTGTAAAAGATATAGCTCAAAGAACATAGAAGTTATAAGTCCCCCCCTTCCAGAAAATAGAGTAAAGGATGCTGCGGTGTTTCAGATAACTGGCGTTGATATGGCTGGACCTTTATTCCTTAAAGACAAGAAGAGCTGGGTTCTGATTTTTACTTGTGCAGTGTACAGAGCAGTTCATTTCGAGCTTGTTACTGCTGCATcgactgatgtttttttaatggcctTTAGGAGATTTGTTTCTCGCAGAGGAAGATGCACAACAATATACTGCGATAATGGCTCCAATTTT AAAGTGTTAGGACAGGCACGTCTCAATTATGAGGAGATGATAACGGTTTTGGCAGACTGCGAGCGTGTAATCAACTCAAGACCTCTAACTTACATTTGCGAAGAGGAAGCTATAAAACCAATTTCTCCATCGATGTTCATACAAGATGTGCATGAATGCAATCTTCCTGATATAGATGCTGTAGAGCAAAATTCT GAAGAACCGATCTTCCAGAACTTAGTAACAAGCAAGCGAACACCTTGA